The following proteins come from a genomic window of Nicotiana tomentosiformis chromosome 12, ASM39032v3, whole genome shotgun sequence:
- the LOC104090530 gene encoding FIP1[III]-like protein isoform X2, whose amino-acid sequence MENVVDDDDDFGDLYADVEVRASSAINTVQISTQLQTEVNDVDCNAVGNFNGENGVREEEEECESESEDDLNIVLNDDEEDYDNHFLNEDEIVENGGNAEGNGSGQNSNSSENGNAEKNSYKNTRPPQAAYSSHLKANGSSCLHSYSTALVKGTWEDNGYMQRMGSGSAAQNGQSFSLPRSRNILDMNIDMFEKKPWRYPGADLTDYFNFGFDEDSWKQYCNCLDKHREKAKRVVKDSDYKTSKNSKPKGREIEVEESIIERQPSTDVERSQDRDSDVVIQIALQDSVEDPINSPKEQRESSENGDVGRDGRDFLCFSSASEDESASLEGRGVSGNSTSRRNTPVREHVSMDSDNNGNCEFSDADEHHHQEGTECDVDQTSGAIESSHDANKSSVRDISDPRKSVMLQEPLHGEGRQHSPGSSCCSLSHSDASEDGAFLDIEKSHDHHIRSLPNADSELPEKGTIDYQPVSGTHYIQTKSGGSKYFTRGRKPVQRGLLHDRRRPGRMSETIPTHLKVEDSRKYDARILYERRNSTVIQHRHRDRRYAFDSHEREETSHFKRADAGRFSDYPCRDSYKKDPERECQLEYRYDNWCSSRSTKRKLNPLELTLSTYDELSKRDRPHYRSRLTVQDMDNNSFHESKQWIDKHIPYLDDEIPSQQMWKIDQLQSNNRMRTDDLVTECNYIYDIMEETDNRYRSYNNRDTNIIEDGYHVNLTYFRRETKSPNRGKRRDNSPHDSLNNVFCMDLKDEEGRFDGYRPPSFRLYREPCTASRRWQSPELPRGRHGIFSGTRKCQDGGQSANLTNSISADQTIKYPGNQGNFKRGRRYRQSEGLLRVEDENIRYQQNILDAERASCSFRRNSSDKRFESFDNKHGPDLVEKLLDDRHVDHEKYKLIMESNKASQFGQGSKFFHRDNHWRFPKGRDSVATCLVVENRESSGRCSKAGGVTYFGRRTLRSRNLTIDPKENDKERLDIFSDAQQKGSLDIEEGEIISEEINEKTIKRRSTCFGKSQVSETKNFANAKDVEGKDNPKILEIMAKMEKRGERFKQPIALKSDSKNLSKPSVDLFTGTTETMQQRPARKRRWVASEAN is encoded by the exons ATGGAGAACGTCGTCGACGACGACGACGATTTCGGCGATCTCTACGCCGACGTCGAAGTTCGAGCAAGCTCAGCAATAAACACCGTACAGATTTCAACGCAGCTTCAAACGGAAGTCAACGACGTTGACTGTAATGCCGTCGGTAACTTTAACGGTGAAAATGGAGTAAGAGAAGAGGAAGAGGAATGTGAGAGCGAGAGTGAGGATGATTTAAACATAGTGTtgaatgatgatgaagaagattaTGATAATCATTTTCTCAATGAAGATGAAATTGTGGAAAATGGAGGAAATGCTGAAGGAAATGGCTCAGGACAAAATTCAAACAGCAGCGAAAACGGCAATGCAGAAAAAAACAGTTACAAG AACACCAGACCTCCACAAGCAGCATATTCAAGTCATCTCAAAGCCAATGGATCTTCTTGCTTACATTCTTACTCCACAGCATTGGTCAAGGGCACCTGGGAGGATAATGGCTACATGCAAAGGATGGGCTCAGGCTCCGCTGCTCAAAATGGACAGAGCTTCTCACTTCCTCGGTCGAG GAATATCTTGGACATGAATATTGATATGTTTGAGAAGAAACCTTGGCGGTATCCAGGTGCTGACTTGACAGATTATTTTAATTTTGGGTTCGATGAAGATAGTTGGAAACAGTATTGCAATTGCCTG GATAAGCACCGAGAAAAGGCCAAAAGGGTAGTCAAGGATTCAGATTACAAGACTTCGAAAAATAGTAAG CCAAAAGGTAGAGAAATTGAGGTGGAAGAGAGCATCATCGAGCGTCAACCATCGACAGATGTGGAACGTTCACAGGATCGGGATTCTGATGTTGTCATACAG ATTGCTTTGCAGGATTCAGTGGAAGATCCCATAAATTCTCCAAAAGAGCAGCGGGAATCATCTGAGAATGGAGATGTTGGGAGAGATGGAAGGGATTTTCTCTGTTTTAGTAGTGCCAGTGAAGATGAGTCAGCCAGCTTGGAAGGAAGAGGAGTATCAGGCAACTCTACATCTAGAAG GAACACACCTGTTCGTGAACACGTGTCTATGGATTCAGATAACAATGGAAACTGTGAGTTCTCTGATGCAGATGAGCATCACCACCAAGAGGGGACTGAATGTGATGTCGATCAAACCTCGGGAGCAATTGAATCTTCTCATGATGCAAATAAAAGCAGTGTGAGAGACATATCTGATCCAAGAAAATCTGTAATGTTGCAAGAACCATTGCATGGTGAAGGCCGACAGCATAGCCCAGGTTCATCTTGTTGTTCTCTAAGTCATAGTGATGCATCTGAAGATGGGGCTTTTCTTGACATTGAGAAATCCCATGATCATCATATAAGGTCATTACCAAACGCAGACTCTGAGTTACCGGAGAAGGGTACAATTGATTACCAGCCAGTTTCCGGAACCCATTATATCCAAACCAAGTCTGGTGGTTCTAAATATTTTACACGAGGTAGAAAGCCTGTGCAAAGAGGTCTGCTGCATGACAGAAGAAGACCTGGTAGAATGAGTGAAACAATTCCCACTCACCTGAAAGTTGAAGATTCCCGCAAATATGATGCTAGGATACTGTATGAAAGGCGTAATTCAACTGTGATCCAACACAGACATAGGGATAGACGGTATGCTTTTGACTCTCATGAAAGAGAAGAGACTTCACATTTTAAGAGGGCAGATGCAGGAAGATTTTCTGATTATCCATGCCGGGATTCCTATAAAAAAGATCCTGAGAGGGAATGTCAGTTAGAATACAGATATGACAACTGGTGTAGCAGTCGAAGCACGAAAAGAAAGCTAAATCCTCTTGAACTGACACTATCTACATATGATGAATTGTCCAAAAGGGATCGACCCCATTATAGGAGCAGACTCACTGTTCAGGACATGGacaataattcttttcatgaatcAAAACAATGGATTGATAAGCACATTCCGTATCTGGATGATGAGATACCCAGTCAACAAATGTGGAAAATTGATCAGCTGCAGAGTAACAACAGAATGAGGACTGATGATCTTGTAACCGAATGTAATTACATCTATGATATCATGGAAGAGACAGATAACAGATATAGATCATACAACAACAGGGATACTAATATTATAGAAGATGGCTATCATGTAAATTTGACTTATTTCAGAAGAGAAACTAAAAGCCCTAATAGGGGCAAAAGGAGAGATAACAGTCCCCACGATAGTTTAAATAATGTATTTTGCATGGATCTAAAGGATGAGGAAGGGAGATTTGACGGGTATCGACCTCCATCCTTTCGTTTGTATAGGGAACCTTGTACAGCTAGCAGAAGGTGGCAGAGCCCTGAACTGCCACGTGGTAGACATGGAATATTCAGTGGGACTAGGAAATGTCAAGATGGTGGTCAGTCTGCTAATTTGACCAACTCTATCAGTGCTGATCAGACAATCAAGTATCCTGGTAATCAGGGTAATTTTAAAAGAGGAAGAAGGTACCGGCAATCTGAAGGGTTGCTCAGGGTTGAAGATGAAAATATTAGGTATCAGCAAAATATATTAGATGCTGAGAGGGCATCATGTTCATTCAGAAGAAATTCAAGTGACAAAAGGTTTGAGTCATTTGACAATAAACATGGACCCGATCTAGTAGAAAAGCTTTTAGATGACAGGCATGTGGATCATGAAAAATACAAATTGATCATGGAAAGCAATAAAGccagtcaatttggtcaagggtctAAATTTTTTCATAGAGATAATCATTGGAGATTCCCAAAGGGGAGAGATTCTGTTGCCACGTGCTTGGTTGTTGAGAACAGAGAG TCCTCCGGAAGATGCTCCAAAGCAGGGGGTGTAACATACTTTGGCAG GAGGACACTCAGAAGTCGAAACCTGACAATTGATCCTAAAGAAAATGATAAAGAGAGGCTCGATATATTCTCAGATGCTCAGCAGAAAGGGTCTCTGGATATTGAAGAGGGAGAGATAATTTCTGAAGAAATAAATGAGAAAACCATTAAAAGGAGAAGCACTTGTTTTGGCAAATCGCAAGTCAGTGAAACGAAGAATTTTGCTAATGCTAAAGATGTGGAAGGAAAGGACAACCCTAAAATTTTGGAGATCATGGCAAAGATGGAAAAGCGTGGAGAGCGTTTCAAGCAGCCTATTGCTCTTAAAAGTGATTCAAAGAATCTCTCTAAGCCTTCCGTTGATTTGTTTACTGGCACGACTGAAACTATGCAACAAAGACCAGCACGAAAGAGGAGATGGGTTGCAAGTGAGGCCAACTAA
- the LOC104090530 gene encoding FIP1[III]-like protein isoform X3: MENVVDDDDDFGDLYADVEVRASSAINTVQISTQLQTEVNDVDCNAVGNFNGENGVREEEEECESESEDDLNIVLNDDEEDYDNHFLNEDEIVENGGNAEGNGSGQNSNSSENGNAEKNSYKNTRPPQAAYSSHLKANGSSCLHSYSTALVKGTWEDNGYMQRMGSGSAAQNGQSFSLPRSRNILDMNIDMFEKKPWRYPGADLTDYFNFGFDEDSWKQYCNCLDKHREKAKRVVKDSDYKTSKNSKPKGREIEVEESIIERQPSTDVERSQDRDSDVVIQIALQDSVEDPINSPKEQRESSENGDVGRDGRDFLCFSSASEDESASLEGRGVSGNSTSRRNTPVREHVSMDSDNNGNCEFSDADEHHHQEGTECDVDQTSGAIESSHDANKSSVRDISDPRKSVMLQEPLHGEGRQHSPGSSCCSLSHSDASEDGAFLDIEKSHDHHIRSLPNADSELPEKGTIDYQPVSGTHYIQTKSGGSKYFTRGRKPVQRGLLHDRRRPGRMSETIPTHLKVEDSRKYDARILYERRNSTVIQHRHRDRRYAFDSHEREETSHFKRADAGRFSDYPCRDSYKKDPERECQLEYRYDNWCSSRSTKRKLNPLELTLSTYDELSKRDRPHYRSRLTVQDMDNNSFHESKQWIDKHIPYLDDEIPSQQMWKIDQLQSNNRMRTDDLVTECNYIYDIMEETDNRYRSYNNRDTNIIEDGYHVNLTYFRRETKSPNRGKRRDNSPHDSLNNVFCMDLKDEEGRFDGYRPPSFRLYREPCTASRRWQSPELPRGRHGIFSGTRKCQDGGQSANLTNSISADQTIKYPGNQGNFKRGRRYRQSEGLLRVEDENIRYQQNILDAERASCSFRRNSSDKRFESFDNKHGPDLVEKLLDDRHVDHEKYKLIMESNKASQFGQGSKFFHRDNHWRFPKGRDSVATCLVVENREVILCIRISRLYTSICKYEYSIYVGFCSIVRCHPILPRSPNFPVRFIHPPEDAPKQGV, translated from the exons ATGGAGAACGTCGTCGACGACGACGACGATTTCGGCGATCTCTACGCCGACGTCGAAGTTCGAGCAAGCTCAGCAATAAACACCGTACAGATTTCAACGCAGCTTCAAACGGAAGTCAACGACGTTGACTGTAATGCCGTCGGTAACTTTAACGGTGAAAATGGAGTAAGAGAAGAGGAAGAGGAATGTGAGAGCGAGAGTGAGGATGATTTAAACATAGTGTtgaatgatgatgaagaagattaTGATAATCATTTTCTCAATGAAGATGAAATTGTGGAAAATGGAGGAAATGCTGAAGGAAATGGCTCAGGACAAAATTCAAACAGCAGCGAAAACGGCAATGCAGAAAAAAACAGTTACAAG AACACCAGACCTCCACAAGCAGCATATTCAAGTCATCTCAAAGCCAATGGATCTTCTTGCTTACATTCTTACTCCACAGCATTGGTCAAGGGCACCTGGGAGGATAATGGCTACATGCAAAGGATGGGCTCAGGCTCCGCTGCTCAAAATGGACAGAGCTTCTCACTTCCTCGGTCGAG GAATATCTTGGACATGAATATTGATATGTTTGAGAAGAAACCTTGGCGGTATCCAGGTGCTGACTTGACAGATTATTTTAATTTTGGGTTCGATGAAGATAGTTGGAAACAGTATTGCAATTGCCTG GATAAGCACCGAGAAAAGGCCAAAAGGGTAGTCAAGGATTCAGATTACAAGACTTCGAAAAATAGTAAG CCAAAAGGTAGAGAAATTGAGGTGGAAGAGAGCATCATCGAGCGTCAACCATCGACAGATGTGGAACGTTCACAGGATCGGGATTCTGATGTTGTCATACAG ATTGCTTTGCAGGATTCAGTGGAAGATCCCATAAATTCTCCAAAAGAGCAGCGGGAATCATCTGAGAATGGAGATGTTGGGAGAGATGGAAGGGATTTTCTCTGTTTTAGTAGTGCCAGTGAAGATGAGTCAGCCAGCTTGGAAGGAAGAGGAGTATCAGGCAACTCTACATCTAGAAG GAACACACCTGTTCGTGAACACGTGTCTATGGATTCAGATAACAATGGAAACTGTGAGTTCTCTGATGCAGATGAGCATCACCACCAAGAGGGGACTGAATGTGATGTCGATCAAACCTCGGGAGCAATTGAATCTTCTCATGATGCAAATAAAAGCAGTGTGAGAGACATATCTGATCCAAGAAAATCTGTAATGTTGCAAGAACCATTGCATGGTGAAGGCCGACAGCATAGCCCAGGTTCATCTTGTTGTTCTCTAAGTCATAGTGATGCATCTGAAGATGGGGCTTTTCTTGACATTGAGAAATCCCATGATCATCATATAAGGTCATTACCAAACGCAGACTCTGAGTTACCGGAGAAGGGTACAATTGATTACCAGCCAGTTTCCGGAACCCATTATATCCAAACCAAGTCTGGTGGTTCTAAATATTTTACACGAGGTAGAAAGCCTGTGCAAAGAGGTCTGCTGCATGACAGAAGAAGACCTGGTAGAATGAGTGAAACAATTCCCACTCACCTGAAAGTTGAAGATTCCCGCAAATATGATGCTAGGATACTGTATGAAAGGCGTAATTCAACTGTGATCCAACACAGACATAGGGATAGACGGTATGCTTTTGACTCTCATGAAAGAGAAGAGACTTCACATTTTAAGAGGGCAGATGCAGGAAGATTTTCTGATTATCCATGCCGGGATTCCTATAAAAAAGATCCTGAGAGGGAATGTCAGTTAGAATACAGATATGACAACTGGTGTAGCAGTCGAAGCACGAAAAGAAAGCTAAATCCTCTTGAACTGACACTATCTACATATGATGAATTGTCCAAAAGGGATCGACCCCATTATAGGAGCAGACTCACTGTTCAGGACATGGacaataattcttttcatgaatcAAAACAATGGATTGATAAGCACATTCCGTATCTGGATGATGAGATACCCAGTCAACAAATGTGGAAAATTGATCAGCTGCAGAGTAACAACAGAATGAGGACTGATGATCTTGTAACCGAATGTAATTACATCTATGATATCATGGAAGAGACAGATAACAGATATAGATCATACAACAACAGGGATACTAATATTATAGAAGATGGCTATCATGTAAATTTGACTTATTTCAGAAGAGAAACTAAAAGCCCTAATAGGGGCAAAAGGAGAGATAACAGTCCCCACGATAGTTTAAATAATGTATTTTGCATGGATCTAAAGGATGAGGAAGGGAGATTTGACGGGTATCGACCTCCATCCTTTCGTTTGTATAGGGAACCTTGTACAGCTAGCAGAAGGTGGCAGAGCCCTGAACTGCCACGTGGTAGACATGGAATATTCAGTGGGACTAGGAAATGTCAAGATGGTGGTCAGTCTGCTAATTTGACCAACTCTATCAGTGCTGATCAGACAATCAAGTATCCTGGTAATCAGGGTAATTTTAAAAGAGGAAGAAGGTACCGGCAATCTGAAGGGTTGCTCAGGGTTGAAGATGAAAATATTAGGTATCAGCAAAATATATTAGATGCTGAGAGGGCATCATGTTCATTCAGAAGAAATTCAAGTGACAAAAGGTTTGAGTCATTTGACAATAAACATGGACCCGATCTAGTAGAAAAGCTTTTAGATGACAGGCATGTGGATCATGAAAAATACAAATTGATCATGGAAAGCAATAAAGccagtcaatttggtcaagggtctAAATTTTTTCATAGAGATAATCATTGGAGATTCCCAAAGGGGAGAGATTCTGTTGCCACGTGCTTGGTTGTTGAGAACAGAGAGGTAATTTTGTGTATACGAATATCAAGATTGTATACTTCCATATGTAAATATGAGTACTCCATATATGTTGGGTTTTGTTCCATTGTGCGATGTCATCCCATTCTTCCAAGGTCTCCTAATTTCCCTGTGCGTTTTATTCA TCCTCCGGAAGATGCTCCAAAGCAGGGGGTGTAA
- the LOC104090530 gene encoding FIP1[III]-like protein isoform X1 encodes MENVVDDDDDFGDLYADVEVRASSAINTVQISTQLQTEVNDVDCNAVGNFNGENGVREEEEECESESEDDLNIVLNDDEEDYDNHFLNEDEIVENGGNAEGNGSGQNSNSSENGNAEKNSYKNTRPPQAAYSSHLKANGSSCLHSYSTALVKGTWEDNGYMQRMGSGSAAQNGQSFSLPRSRNILDMNIDMFEKKPWRYPGADLTDYFNFGFDEDSWKQYCNCLDKHREKAKRVVKDSDYKTSKNSKPKGREIEVEESIIERQPSTDVERSQDRDSDVVIQIALQDSVEDPINSPKEQRESSENGDVGRDGRDFLCFSSASEDESASLEGRGVSGNSTSRRNTPVREHVSMDSDNNGNCEFSDADEHHHQEGTECDVDQTSGAIESSHDANKSSVRDISDPRKSVMLQEPLHGEGRQHSPGSSCCSLSHSDASEDGAFLDIEKSHDHHIRSLPNADSELPEKGTIDYQPVSGTHYIQTKSGGSKYFTRGRKPVQRGLLHDRRRPGRMSETIPTHLKVEDSRKYDARILYERRNSTVIQHRHRDRRYAFDSHEREETSHFKRADAGRFSDYPCRDSYKKDPERECQLEYRYDNWCSSRSTKRKLNPLELTLSTYDELSKRDRPHYRSRLTVQDMDNNSFHESKQWIDKHIPYLDDEIPSQQMWKIDQLQSNNRMRTDDLVTECNYIYDIMEETDNRYRSYNNRDTNIIEDGYHVNLTYFRRETKSPNRGKRRDNSPHDSLNNVFCMDLKDEEGRFDGYRPPSFRLYREPCTASRRWQSPELPRGRHGIFSGTRKCQDGGQSANLTNSISADQTIKYPGNQGNFKRGRRYRQSEGLLRVEDENIRYQQNILDAERASCSFRRNSSDKRFESFDNKHGPDLVEKLLDDRHVDHEKYKLIMESNKASQFGQGSKFFHRDNHWRFPKGRDSVATCLVVENREDFDFLFVTVDLQSSGRCSKAGGVTYFGRRTLRSRNLTIDPKENDKERLDIFSDAQQKGSLDIEEGEIISEEINEKTIKRRSTCFGKSQVSETKNFANAKDVEGKDNPKILEIMAKMEKRGERFKQPIALKSDSKNLSKPSVDLFTGTTETMQQRPARKRRWVASEAN; translated from the exons ATGGAGAACGTCGTCGACGACGACGACGATTTCGGCGATCTCTACGCCGACGTCGAAGTTCGAGCAAGCTCAGCAATAAACACCGTACAGATTTCAACGCAGCTTCAAACGGAAGTCAACGACGTTGACTGTAATGCCGTCGGTAACTTTAACGGTGAAAATGGAGTAAGAGAAGAGGAAGAGGAATGTGAGAGCGAGAGTGAGGATGATTTAAACATAGTGTtgaatgatgatgaagaagattaTGATAATCATTTTCTCAATGAAGATGAAATTGTGGAAAATGGAGGAAATGCTGAAGGAAATGGCTCAGGACAAAATTCAAACAGCAGCGAAAACGGCAATGCAGAAAAAAACAGTTACAAG AACACCAGACCTCCACAAGCAGCATATTCAAGTCATCTCAAAGCCAATGGATCTTCTTGCTTACATTCTTACTCCACAGCATTGGTCAAGGGCACCTGGGAGGATAATGGCTACATGCAAAGGATGGGCTCAGGCTCCGCTGCTCAAAATGGACAGAGCTTCTCACTTCCTCGGTCGAG GAATATCTTGGACATGAATATTGATATGTTTGAGAAGAAACCTTGGCGGTATCCAGGTGCTGACTTGACAGATTATTTTAATTTTGGGTTCGATGAAGATAGTTGGAAACAGTATTGCAATTGCCTG GATAAGCACCGAGAAAAGGCCAAAAGGGTAGTCAAGGATTCAGATTACAAGACTTCGAAAAATAGTAAG CCAAAAGGTAGAGAAATTGAGGTGGAAGAGAGCATCATCGAGCGTCAACCATCGACAGATGTGGAACGTTCACAGGATCGGGATTCTGATGTTGTCATACAG ATTGCTTTGCAGGATTCAGTGGAAGATCCCATAAATTCTCCAAAAGAGCAGCGGGAATCATCTGAGAATGGAGATGTTGGGAGAGATGGAAGGGATTTTCTCTGTTTTAGTAGTGCCAGTGAAGATGAGTCAGCCAGCTTGGAAGGAAGAGGAGTATCAGGCAACTCTACATCTAGAAG GAACACACCTGTTCGTGAACACGTGTCTATGGATTCAGATAACAATGGAAACTGTGAGTTCTCTGATGCAGATGAGCATCACCACCAAGAGGGGACTGAATGTGATGTCGATCAAACCTCGGGAGCAATTGAATCTTCTCATGATGCAAATAAAAGCAGTGTGAGAGACATATCTGATCCAAGAAAATCTGTAATGTTGCAAGAACCATTGCATGGTGAAGGCCGACAGCATAGCCCAGGTTCATCTTGTTGTTCTCTAAGTCATAGTGATGCATCTGAAGATGGGGCTTTTCTTGACATTGAGAAATCCCATGATCATCATATAAGGTCATTACCAAACGCAGACTCTGAGTTACCGGAGAAGGGTACAATTGATTACCAGCCAGTTTCCGGAACCCATTATATCCAAACCAAGTCTGGTGGTTCTAAATATTTTACACGAGGTAGAAAGCCTGTGCAAAGAGGTCTGCTGCATGACAGAAGAAGACCTGGTAGAATGAGTGAAACAATTCCCACTCACCTGAAAGTTGAAGATTCCCGCAAATATGATGCTAGGATACTGTATGAAAGGCGTAATTCAACTGTGATCCAACACAGACATAGGGATAGACGGTATGCTTTTGACTCTCATGAAAGAGAAGAGACTTCACATTTTAAGAGGGCAGATGCAGGAAGATTTTCTGATTATCCATGCCGGGATTCCTATAAAAAAGATCCTGAGAGGGAATGTCAGTTAGAATACAGATATGACAACTGGTGTAGCAGTCGAAGCACGAAAAGAAAGCTAAATCCTCTTGAACTGACACTATCTACATATGATGAATTGTCCAAAAGGGATCGACCCCATTATAGGAGCAGACTCACTGTTCAGGACATGGacaataattcttttcatgaatcAAAACAATGGATTGATAAGCACATTCCGTATCTGGATGATGAGATACCCAGTCAACAAATGTGGAAAATTGATCAGCTGCAGAGTAACAACAGAATGAGGACTGATGATCTTGTAACCGAATGTAATTACATCTATGATATCATGGAAGAGACAGATAACAGATATAGATCATACAACAACAGGGATACTAATATTATAGAAGATGGCTATCATGTAAATTTGACTTATTTCAGAAGAGAAACTAAAAGCCCTAATAGGGGCAAAAGGAGAGATAACAGTCCCCACGATAGTTTAAATAATGTATTTTGCATGGATCTAAAGGATGAGGAAGGGAGATTTGACGGGTATCGACCTCCATCCTTTCGTTTGTATAGGGAACCTTGTACAGCTAGCAGAAGGTGGCAGAGCCCTGAACTGCCACGTGGTAGACATGGAATATTCAGTGGGACTAGGAAATGTCAAGATGGTGGTCAGTCTGCTAATTTGACCAACTCTATCAGTGCTGATCAGACAATCAAGTATCCTGGTAATCAGGGTAATTTTAAAAGAGGAAGAAGGTACCGGCAATCTGAAGGGTTGCTCAGGGTTGAAGATGAAAATATTAGGTATCAGCAAAATATATTAGATGCTGAGAGGGCATCATGTTCATTCAGAAGAAATTCAAGTGACAAAAGGTTTGAGTCATTTGACAATAAACATGGACCCGATCTAGTAGAAAAGCTTTTAGATGACAGGCATGTGGATCATGAAAAATACAAATTGATCATGGAAAGCAATAAAGccagtcaatttggtcaagggtctAAATTTTTTCATAGAGATAATCATTGGAGATTCCCAAAGGGGAGAGATTCTGTTGCCACGTGCTTGGTTGTTGAGAACAGAGAG gattttgattttttgtttGTGACCGTGGATCTGCAGTCCTCCGGAAGATGCTCCAAAGCAGGGGGTGTAACATACTTTGGCAG GAGGACACTCAGAAGTCGAAACCTGACAATTGATCCTAAAGAAAATGATAAAGAGAGGCTCGATATATTCTCAGATGCTCAGCAGAAAGGGTCTCTGGATATTGAAGAGGGAGAGATAATTTCTGAAGAAATAAATGAGAAAACCATTAAAAGGAGAAGCACTTGTTTTGGCAAATCGCAAGTCAGTGAAACGAAGAATTTTGCTAATGCTAAAGATGTGGAAGGAAAGGACAACCCTAAAATTTTGGAGATCATGGCAAAGATGGAAAAGCGTGGAGAGCGTTTCAAGCAGCCTATTGCTCTTAAAAGTGATTCAAAGAATCTCTCTAAGCCTTCCGTTGATTTGTTTACTGGCACGACTGAAACTATGCAACAAAGACCAGCACGAAAGAGGAGATGGGTTGCAAGTGAGGCCAACTAA